From Luteolibacter sp. Y139, one genomic window encodes:
- a CDS encoding uracil-DNA glycosylase family protein — protein sequence MSDALIAASRTLADRLRPLTFSTASHVYLPLDYAREPHELYLKRFGGGKKRVVFLGMNPGPFGMAQTGVPFGEIPAVRDWMGISAAVGKPAMEHPKRPIQGFDCPKSEVSGRRLWGLFAERFPKAEDFFKDHFVINYCPLVWMSATGANLTPDKLPSSEMVPVDQACLDHLAATLEVLKPQYLIGVGGYAEERLKAAAERTGSNATLGRILHPSPASPAANRGWAEAATKQLVSQGIWE from the coding sequence GTGTCCGATGCCCTGATCGCCGCCTCCCGCACGCTGGCCGACCGCCTGCGCCCGCTGACCTTTTCCACCGCCAGCCACGTTTACCTGCCGCTCGACTATGCCCGCGAGCCGCACGAGCTTTATCTCAAGCGCTTCGGCGGCGGAAAGAAGCGCGTTGTTTTCCTCGGCATGAATCCCGGACCCTTCGGCATGGCCCAGACCGGTGTGCCCTTCGGCGAGATTCCCGCGGTGCGGGATTGGATGGGCATTTCCGCGGCGGTCGGAAAGCCAGCGATGGAGCATCCCAAGCGGCCGATCCAAGGCTTCGACTGCCCCAAGTCCGAGGTCAGCGGCCGCCGGCTATGGGGGCTCTTCGCGGAGCGTTTCCCCAAGGCGGAGGATTTCTTCAAGGACCACTTCGTCATCAATTACTGCCCGCTCGTCTGGATGAGCGCCACCGGAGCGAACCTCACGCCGGACAAGCTTCCGTCTTCCGAAATGGTGCCGGTGGATCAAGCCTGCCTCGATCACCTCGCCGCGACGCTGGAAGTACTAAAACCACAGTACTTGATCGGCGTCGGCGGTTACGCCGAGGAGCGCCTCAAGGCCGCCGCCGAACGCACCGGCTCCAACGCCACGCTGGGCCGCATTCTCCATCCGTCCCCGGCCTCACCCGCTGCGAACCGCGGCTGGGCGGAAGCCGCGACGAAGCAGCTCGTCTCGCAAGGGATCTGGGAGTGA
- a CDS encoding LOG family protein → MTPPDCPQLPQPTAEHQISPEAIREEERFELEIPERGFLAGPRSRLHDLGTIFRVGADFVRAFRTLHFVGPAVTIFGSARTQPGTTYYEMARRMGAEVAKLGFTVMTGGGPGIMEAGNRGAHEAGGRSIGVNIELPFEQHLNPYVDRSVTMRYFFTRKTILIKYSYAFVVLPGGAGTLDEMFETITLIQTGKIRNFPIILMGKDYWQPLMDFVYHMADAGMISPGDPELIFFTDDVADAIAHLQRHAVRQFGLRRQKLPKPSAIFGEKTAVKPAS, encoded by the coding sequence ATGACCCCGCCCGATTGCCCCCAGCTTCCGCAACCGACTGCGGAGCACCAGATTAGCCCGGAGGCGATTCGCGAGGAAGAGCGCTTCGAACTGGAGATCCCCGAGCGAGGCTTCCTCGCGGGACCGCGCTCCCGCCTGCATGATCTGGGCACCATCTTCCGGGTCGGGGCGGACTTCGTGCGGGCATTTCGCACGCTGCATTTCGTCGGCCCGGCGGTGACCATCTTCGGCTCCGCTCGCACCCAGCCGGGCACCACCTACTACGAAATGGCCCGCCGGATGGGCGCGGAGGTCGCCAAGCTCGGCTTCACCGTCATGACCGGCGGTGGCCCCGGCATCATGGAGGCGGGCAATCGCGGTGCCCATGAAGCCGGCGGTAGATCGATCGGCGTGAATATTGAGCTGCCCTTCGAACAGCACCTGAATCCCTACGTCGATCGCTCGGTCACGATGCGCTACTTCTTCACGCGCAAGACCATCCTGATCAAATACTCCTACGCCTTCGTGGTGCTGCCCGGCGGAGCGGGCACGCTCGATGAGATGTTCGAGACGATCACCCTGATCCAGACCGGCAAGATCCGAAATTTCCCCATCATCCTCATGGGGAAGGACTACTGGCAGCCGCTGATGGATTTCGTCTATCACATGGCCGATGCGGGGATGATCAGCCCCGGCGATCCCGAGCTGATTTTCTTCACCGATGATGTGGCGGATGCCATTGCACACCTCCAGCGCCATGCCGTCCGGCAATTCGGCCTGCGCCGTCAGAAGCTGCCCAAGCCGAGTGCGATCTTTGGAGAAAAGACGGCCGTCAAACCAGCAAGCTGA
- a CDS encoding copper homeostasis protein CutC: MTLEICVDSLDSILACAEAGADRIELCASLTEGGLTPSAGTLVQARSLFPGEIAMMIRPRGGDFVYRPEEIAAMCADIELARDLGADAVVFGCLAPDGSLDLVAIETLLDACDGFPAVFHRAFDVCSELPDALETLAEFGFERILTSGGAPFAMDALDLIAILVQQAGDRLDILPGGGIKADQVAEVIRRTGANQVHLSARSVQESLMTFRRPEVPIGALTVPGEYERFVADAALIAAARLGPG, translated from the coding sequence ATGACTCTTGAAATCTGCGTCGATTCCCTCGACTCCATCCTCGCCTGCGCCGAAGCGGGAGCCGACCGCATTGAACTCTGCGCCTCGCTCACCGAAGGTGGCCTCACGCCCAGCGCCGGCACACTGGTCCAGGCTCGGTCGCTTTTCCCCGGCGAGATCGCCATGATGATCCGCCCGCGCGGTGGCGACTTCGTTTACCGGCCGGAGGAAATCGCGGCGATGTGCGCGGACATCGAGCTCGCCCGCGATCTCGGCGCGGATGCCGTCGTCTTCGGCTGCCTCGCACCGGATGGCTCGCTGGATCTCGTCGCGATCGAAACCTTGCTCGATGCCTGCGATGGCTTTCCCGCGGTCTTCCACCGCGCCTTTGATGTCTGCTCCGAATTGCCTGACGCGCTCGAAACTCTCGCGGAGTTCGGCTTCGAACGCATTCTAACAAGTGGTGGTGCACCCTTTGCCATGGACGCGCTCGATCTCATCGCCATCCTCGTTCAACAGGCTGGCGACCGCCTCGACATTCTTCCCGGCGGCGGCATCAAGGCCGATCAAGTGGCCGAAGTCATCCGCCGCACCGGCGCGAACCAAGTTCACCTCTCCGCTCGCAGCGTTCAAGAAAGTCTCATGACCTTCCGCCGCCCCGAGGTGCCGATTGGCGCGCTCACCGTGCCCGGCGAATACGAGCGCTTCGTTGCCGATGCCGCGTTGATCGCCGCGGCTCGCTTGGGTCCCGGGTAG
- a CDS encoding 3-keto-disaccharide hydrolase has translation MIRTALLSIVLPCIATPALLAADEALAFQSLFNGRDLSGWVDVNTSPETWTVKDGILVCSGNPTGVMRSEKQYENFILEIEWRHMKEGGNSGVFVWSEGAPAPGQQLPKGMEVQMLELQWPRLNPKPDGSPNHPGYVSGELFGANGLQAVPDFPRGERSMSKEMRCKGAGEWNQYVVVCTDGVIKLSINGKFVNGMSQASVRKGYLCLEAEGSEIHFRNIRLLELPGGMATPEQTAPLAKP, from the coding sequence ATGATTCGCACGGCCCTTCTTTCCATCGTCCTTCCTTGCATCGCCACTCCGGCGCTGCTTGCTGCGGACGAAGCACTCGCGTTCCAATCTCTCTTCAACGGTCGCGATCTCAGCGGCTGGGTGGATGTGAATACCTCTCCTGAAACGTGGACGGTGAAAGACGGCATCCTCGTCTGCTCCGGCAACCCGACCGGGGTAATGCGCTCGGAGAAACAGTATGAGAACTTCATCCTGGAGATCGAATGGCGGCACATGAAGGAGGGCGGCAATTCCGGCGTCTTCGTCTGGAGCGAGGGCGCGCCCGCCCCGGGCCAGCAGCTGCCCAAGGGCATGGAAGTCCAGATGCTGGAACTCCAGTGGCCGCGCCTCAATCCGAAGCCCGATGGATCGCCCAATCACCCCGGCTACGTTTCAGGCGAGCTCTTTGGTGCCAATGGCCTGCAAGCCGTGCCGGACTTCCCGCGCGGCGAACGAAGCATGTCGAAGGAGATGCGCTGCAAGGGTGCCGGCGAATGGAACCAGTATGTGGTCGTCTGCACCGACGGCGTGATCAAGCTCTCGATCAATGGCAAGTTCGTGAACGGCATGAGCCAGGCCAGCGTGCGGAAAGGCTACCTGTGCCTGGAGGCTGAAGGTTCGGAAATCCATTTCCGCAATATCCGCCTGCTGGAGTTGCCGGGAGGAATGGCAACTCCGGAACAAACGGCGCCTCTGGCCAAACCGTAG
- a CDS encoding arylsulfatase — MRPILAALFACSLPASALNVVFILADDLGYGEVGCFGQQKIHTPNIDRLAKEGTKLTQHYSGAPVCAPARCTLMTGKHLGHAEIRGNQQASVSFPQFKEGQHPISAGIATLPAAFQKAGYTTAAIGKWGLGPVGSTGDPNKKGFDLFFGYNCQAVAHSYYPRFLWRNDQQVEINPTPIPGHAKPVEGEVKAEPWIGKTYAPDLMVKEAQEFIASNKSKPFFLYLAFIEPHVAIHPPLDHLDEYPKDWDAKPYRGEGGYLPNPRPRAAYATMISDLDRHVGAVREALEKAGILDETLIVFTSDNGATHDAGGVDTEFFKSVGELNGRKGSVYEGGLRVPTIVRLPGKVKAGAENTTPGFFPDWFPTLCAAADLKAPDGLDGINLWPALTSDAKVERTKPMLWVFPEYGGQVAVRLGDFKVLRRNLDTKKPGPWQVFDIAKDPNETTDLSAGHPELITQAVEVLKREASPNEIFPVKIPDA; from the coding sequence ATGCGCCCGATCCTTGCTGCCCTTTTCGCCTGCTCGCTGCCAGCCTCTGCCCTCAATGTCGTGTTCATCCTGGCCGACGATTTGGGCTACGGTGAAGTCGGCTGTTTCGGTCAGCAGAAGATCCACACGCCGAACATCGACCGGCTGGCGAAGGAAGGCACCAAGCTCACCCAACACTACAGCGGCGCGCCGGTCTGTGCACCGGCCCGCTGCACGCTGATGACCGGCAAGCACCTCGGGCACGCCGAGATCCGCGGCAACCAGCAGGCCAGCGTCTCCTTCCCGCAGTTCAAAGAGGGCCAGCACCCGATCTCCGCCGGCATCGCGACGCTGCCCGCCGCATTCCAGAAAGCCGGCTACACTACTGCCGCGATCGGCAAGTGGGGACTCGGGCCCGTCGGCTCGACCGGCGACCCGAATAAGAAGGGCTTCGACCTCTTCTTCGGCTACAATTGCCAGGCGGTTGCCCACTCCTATTACCCGCGCTTCCTGTGGCGGAATGACCAGCAGGTGGAGATCAATCCCACCCCGATCCCCGGTCACGCCAAGCCGGTCGAGGGCGAAGTGAAAGCCGAACCATGGATCGGCAAGACCTACGCGCCCGACTTGATGGTGAAGGAGGCGCAGGAGTTCATCGCGTCTAACAAGTCCAAGCCATTCTTCCTCTACCTCGCCTTCATCGAGCCACACGTGGCGATCCATCCGCCGCTAGATCACCTCGATGAATATCCCAAGGATTGGGATGCCAAGCCCTATCGCGGCGAAGGCGGCTATCTTCCGAATCCCCGCCCGCGTGCCGCCTACGCCACGATGATCAGCGACCTCGACCGCCATGTCGGCGCGGTGCGCGAGGCATTGGAGAAAGCCGGCATCCTGGATGAAACTCTGATCGTATTCACGTCCGACAATGGCGCGACCCATGACGCGGGCGGCGTGGACACGGAGTTCTTCAAGAGCGTCGGCGAACTGAACGGCCGCAAGGGCTCCGTCTATGAAGGCGGCCTGCGCGTCCCGACGATCGTGCGACTTCCCGGCAAGGTGAAAGCGGGCGCGGAAAACACGACGCCCGGCTTCTTCCCGGACTGGTTCCCCACCCTCTGCGCTGCGGCCGATCTGAAAGCGCCCGATGGTCTCGACGGCATCAACCTGTGGCCCGCCCTGACAAGCGATGCCAAGGTCGAACGCACCAAGCCCATGCTCTGGGTCTTTCCCGAGTATGGCGGCCAAGTCGCGGTGCGCCTCGGTGACTTCAAGGTGCTCCGCCGCAATCTCGACACGAAGAAGCCGGGCCCATGGCAGGTCTTCGACATCGCGAAGGATCCAAACGAAACCACCGATCTCTCTGCCGGCCACCCCGAACTGATCACCCAAGCGGTCGAGGTTCTGAAGCGCGAGGCATCGCCGAATGAAATCTTCCCCGTCAAAATCCCGGACGCCTGA
- a CDS encoding GNAT family N-acetyltransferase, whose translation MIPERLELRLHDGTPVVARPLTPADRDYVAAGYRLLSPEARYQRFWVRQGEIIGDAMLNRLLTDQLPNHAIWTVFDPTREGFPGLGAASFWRSDKETHDAEFSVTVMDADQGRGVATLLLGILWLVAFRCGIETLTGYTMPENRRALRWMRDTGAAGEWDGYNAVFRWKLDDLNAIPNTAAGADLAERLAELSPAML comes from the coding sequence ATGATTCCCGAGCGGCTCGAACTGCGTTTGCATGATGGCACACCGGTGGTGGCACGACCGCTGACGCCGGCCGACCGCGACTATGTGGCGGCGGGCTACCGGCTGCTTTCTCCCGAGGCCCGCTACCAACGGTTCTGGGTGCGGCAGGGGGAGATCATCGGTGATGCGATGCTGAACCGCTTGCTGACGGATCAACTACCCAACCACGCGATTTGGACCGTTTTCGATCCAACCCGCGAGGGCTTTCCCGGCTTGGGCGCGGCAAGCTTCTGGCGATCGGATAAGGAGACCCACGACGCGGAGTTTTCGGTCACCGTGATGGACGCCGATCAAGGCCGTGGGGTGGCGACGCTGCTGCTCGGCATCCTCTGGCTGGTGGCATTCCGCTGCGGGATCGAGACACTGACCGGCTACACCATGCCGGAAAACCGGCGGGCCCTGCGATGGATGCGAGATACCGGGGCCGCGGGCGAATGGGACGGATACAATGCGGTCTTCCGCTGGAAGCTCGACGACCTGAACGCGATTCCCAATACAGCCGCAGGAGCGGACTTGGCCGAGCGGCTCGCCGAACTCTCGCCCGCGATGCTGTAA
- a CDS encoding sigma-70 family RNA polymerase sigma factor: MDSDSDSPASPPAALLRRIQARGPGWMEAFGELVRIHEGWVRGFLRSRIRDWAAADDLAQDVFVTAFRRIKTYSGEASFEGWLRGIAVNHLRNFVRKRREQCIGGNDELQALIDRGADAFPASGDESGALDALTKCLDKIDGPSRELLNQRYVTGKTVREISAESGKGYSALTMQLHRLRELLAECVQKKMEVPES, encoded by the coding sequence GTGGACTCTGACTCTGATTCTCCGGCTTCTCCCCCGGCTGCCCTGCTTCGCCGGATACAGGCGCGTGGACCGGGCTGGATGGAGGCCTTCGGCGAACTCGTCCGGATTCATGAGGGCTGGGTGCGTGGGTTCCTGCGCTCGCGCATCCGTGACTGGGCCGCGGCGGATGATCTGGCTCAGGATGTCTTCGTAACGGCCTTCCGCCGCATCAAGACCTACAGCGGCGAAGCGAGCTTCGAGGGCTGGCTGCGGGGCATCGCCGTGAATCACCTACGGAACTTCGTGAGGAAGCGCCGCGAACAATGCATCGGCGGCAATGACGAGCTCCAGGCACTGATCGACCGCGGCGCGGATGCCTTTCCCGCAAGCGGCGATGAAAGCGGCGCACTCGATGCGCTGACCAAGTGCCTCGACAAGATCGATGGGCCATCGCGCGAGTTGCTCAACCAGCGCTACGTGACGGGAAAAACGGTGCGCGAGATTTCCGCCGAGAGCGGCAAGGGCTACTCGGCGCTCACGATGCAGCTTCACCGGTTGCGCGAACTTCTTGCGGAGTGCGTGCAGAAGAAGATGGAGGTGCCGGAATCATGA
- a CDS encoding phosphatidylinositol-specific phospholipase C domain-containing protein, with amino-acid sequence MKHTMGRLAGLLMVALSYCANAAGNNWMTPLDGNLPLSQFSIPGTHDSGAMVEPVSGTAKCQNLSITDQLNAGVRFLDIRCRHINDAFAIHHGQVYQNMNFNDVLNSTIGFLNANPGETVIMSVKEEYNATGNTRSFEATFDTYVAANPSKWVLGSAIPTLTQARGKIVLFRRFGASATPKGIDASNWPDNTTFSTGGTLRVQDRYNVSDNNAKWNQILQILNEARYGGPGTLYVNFTSGTTSIFGVPNIPTVSNNINPRITTFFGSNVSGRFGSILMDFADAAKCSAIYNTNAPSGRPVYRPAYFMIVNRNSGKCLDLIGGNTNNGAQVNQWTYDYNGANQRWVFAPTENSDHFRISSWVSGKCACIENDSTAAGAKVHAWEYTGNNNGQQFDLVDAGNGYYKIRNVKSGLVLQITGAGTADNDRVEQAADNGSINQQWRLQPWGDYFARASTGKYICVENMGSTNGSPIIQYSWENNPWFKWRFESVTNGHLRASSLNALTRVLCVVNGTSVNGEDCQLWDYLPANAGDQKLRILPKTNGLFKFYFVHDGMSWDIPGGNGGNNVRLEQYPDNGNAWQDFLLERTP; translated from the coding sequence ATGAAACACACCATGGGCCGGCTTGCCGGCCTTCTAATGGTGGCGCTCTCGTATTGCGCCAATGCCGCGGGAAACAACTGGATGACCCCGCTTGATGGGAATCTTCCGCTGTCCCAATTCTCGATCCCCGGCACCCACGATTCAGGTGCCATGGTCGAGCCGGTCTCCGGCACCGCGAAGTGCCAGAACCTGTCCATCACCGACCAGCTCAATGCCGGCGTGCGATTCCTCGATATCCGCTGCCGTCACATCAATGACGCCTTCGCGATCCATCACGGGCAGGTCTATCAGAACATGAATTTCAACGATGTCCTGAACTCGACCATCGGCTTCCTGAACGCGAATCCCGGCGAGACGGTGATCATGAGCGTGAAGGAGGAATACAATGCCACGGGGAACACGCGCTCCTTCGAGGCAACCTTCGATACCTACGTGGCGGCGAATCCTTCGAAGTGGGTGCTCGGCTCGGCGATTCCGACGCTCACTCAGGCACGCGGGAAGATCGTGCTCTTCCGCCGCTTCGGTGCGTCTGCCACGCCGAAGGGCATCGATGCTTCCAACTGGCCGGACAACACCACCTTCAGCACCGGTGGCACGCTGCGGGTGCAGGATCGCTACAACGTTTCCGACAACAACGCGAAGTGGAACCAGATCCTGCAGATCCTCAATGAAGCGCGCTACGGTGGTCCGGGCACGCTGTACGTGAACTTCACCAGCGGCACCACCAGCATCTTCGGAGTGCCGAACATTCCGACGGTCTCGAACAACATCAACCCGCGCATCACCACCTTCTTCGGCAGCAATGTCAGCGGGCGCTTCGGCTCGATCCTCATGGACTTCGCCGATGCCGCGAAGTGCTCAGCCATTTATAACACGAACGCGCCATCCGGTCGCCCGGTCTATCGTCCGGCGTATTTCATGATTGTGAACCGCAACAGCGGCAAATGTCTCGATCTGATCGGTGGCAACACGAACAACGGCGCGCAGGTCAACCAGTGGACCTACGACTACAACGGCGCAAACCAACGCTGGGTGTTCGCTCCGACCGAGAACTCGGATCACTTCCGCATCTCCTCATGGGTCAGCGGCAAGTGCGCCTGCATCGAGAACGACTCCACCGCCGCGGGCGCAAAAGTCCACGCCTGGGAATACACTGGCAACAACAACGGCCAGCAGTTCGACCTCGTGGACGCGGGCAATGGCTACTACAAGATCCGCAACGTGAAGAGCGGCTTGGTGCTTCAAATCACCGGTGCCGGCACCGCGGACAACGACCGCGTGGAACAAGCCGCGGACAATGGCTCGATCAACCAACAGTGGCGCCTTCAGCCGTGGGGTGACTACTTCGCGCGTGCATCCACCGGGAAGTACATCTGCGTGGAGAACATGGGCAGCACCAATGGCAGCCCGATCATCCAATATTCCTGGGAAAACAATCCGTGGTTCAAGTGGCGCTTCGAGAGCGTGACGAATGGCCACCTGCGCGCCTCAAGTCTGAATGCCCTGACCCGCGTGCTCTGCGTGGTGAACGGCACCAGCGTGAATGGCGAGGACTGCCAGTTGTGGGACTACCTGCCCGCAAATGCCGGCGACCAAAAGCTGCGCATCCTGCCGAAGACCAACGGGCTCTTCAAATTCTACTTCGTCCACGATGGCATGAGCTGGGACATCCCCGGAGGAAATGGCGGGAACAACGTGCGGCTGGAGCAGTATCCCGACAACGGCAACGCCTGGCAGGATTTCCTGCTGGAGCGGACACCTTGA
- a CDS encoding L-serine ammonia-lyase yields MTLSALDLFTIGVGPSSSHTVGPMRAACRFVVRLQAEGLAPQVARLHCDLYGSLAATGKGHGTDSAILLGFLGEEPETVVIDSVPEKLATIRSGKLLTPWGAELDFDEKRDLDFKRLKPLPLHPNGMHFTALDENGKPIADAVVYSLGGGFIATEEEMKAPPVAEVAQPYPFTCAAELMAHCERTGLSISSLLLANENALRPEEETRARLDAIWQAMQDCVKRGCSHEGVLPGGLKVKRRAKAIYENLRSNSEACLNDPLTILDWVNLYALAVNEENAAGGRVVTAPTNGAAGIIPAVLHYAVRFRHSLHADSIHRFLLTAAAIGMLYKRNASISGAEAGCQGEVGVACSMAAAGLVEYLGGTPKQVENAAEIGMEHNLGLTCDPVGGLVQIPCIERNAMASVKAINAARLAMAGDGSHFVSLDKVIKTMRDTGRDMKSKYKETSRGGLAVNVVEC; encoded by the coding sequence ATGACTCTCTCCGCTCTCGATCTGTTCACCATCGGCGTCGGCCCGTCGTCGTCCCACACCGTGGGGCCGATGCGTGCGGCGTGCCGGTTTGTCGTGCGGCTGCAAGCAGAGGGACTCGCGCCGCAGGTGGCGCGATTGCATTGCGACCTCTACGGCTCACTCGCCGCCACGGGAAAGGGTCACGGCACGGACTCGGCGATCCTGTTGGGATTTCTCGGCGAGGAGCCGGAGACGGTGGTGATCGATAGCGTTCCGGAAAAGCTCGCCACGATCCGTTCGGGCAAGCTGCTCACTCCGTGGGGTGCGGAGTTGGATTTCGATGAGAAGCGCGATCTCGACTTCAAGCGCCTCAAACCCTTGCCGCTGCATCCCAATGGGATGCACTTCACTGCGCTCGACGAGAACGGAAAGCCCATTGCAGACGCGGTGGTCTATTCGCTCGGCGGAGGATTCATCGCCACCGAGGAGGAGATGAAAGCACCGCCTGTGGCCGAGGTGGCGCAGCCCTATCCCTTCACCTGTGCCGCAGAATTGATGGCGCATTGCGAGAGGACGGGCCTGTCGATCTCCTCGCTTCTACTGGCCAATGAGAACGCCTTGCGCCCCGAGGAAGAAACCCGTGCCCGCCTTGATGCCATCTGGCAAGCGATGCAAGACTGCGTGAAACGCGGCTGCTCGCACGAAGGCGTGCTTCCCGGAGGCCTGAAAGTGAAACGACGTGCGAAGGCGATCTACGAGAACCTTCGTAGTAATTCAGAAGCCTGCCTGAACGATCCGTTGACGATTCTTGATTGGGTGAATCTCTACGCACTCGCCGTGAATGAAGAGAACGCCGCGGGTGGTCGCGTGGTCACCGCACCGACGAATGGCGCCGCCGGCATCATCCCCGCCGTGCTTCACTATGCCGTGCGCTTCCGCCATTCGCTGCATGCGGATAGTATCCATCGCTTCCTGCTGACCGCGGCGGCGATCGGCATGCTCTACAAGCGCAATGCCTCCATCTCGGGCGCGGAAGCCGGCTGCCAGGGTGAAGTTGGCGTCGCCTGCTCGATGGCTGCAGCGGGGCTTGTGGAATACCTCGGCGGCACACCGAAGCAGGTCGAGAACGCCGCCGAAATCGGCATGGAGCACAATCTCGGCCTCACTTGCGATCCCGTTGGCGGGCTGGTGCAGATCCCATGCATCGAGCGCAACGCGATGGCTTCGGTGAAAGCGATCAACGCCGCCCGCCTCGCGATGGCCGGTGATGGCTCGCACTTCGTCTCGCTCGACAAGGTCATCAAGACCATGCGCGACACCGGCCGCGACATGAAGAGCAAGTACAAGGAGACCTCGCGTGGAGGTCTCGCGGTCAACGTCGTGGAATGCTAG
- a CDS encoding LamG-like jellyroll fold domain-containing protein: MKRQDEEIARLFAEDMEEAERSALAKRLEADPQALEVLGAHAVIEGLLGVALEDELTAERRHARLMEAVSRADQDEFLSGVQDKIRRHAWRNRIMAIAAMVVLGFSTWFFVGPGKVASVTRLETITWGGATPLTEGGELKPGTRLQFDSGLVELDMAGRGRMIVEGPADLELAEPMRSVLHRGRVLMRVTEAGHGYRLETSRGAVVDLGTEFGVSVSNEGVETHVLEGEVEAIPTDGAKVLLKKNDALRFDGNGSARIPADPGSFYTSLPPQRAGSPRAIHWPLEGAGSGSDTAELRGFPGGDYDMNSRAMEPGQKPAEVPGVFGHAFAFDGKGGYAESDFPGIGGREPRTVSFWVKVPQDFSLREGFGILSWGLFEGNNFGGVWQVSINPVEKEGPVGHLRVGAHGGQIIGATDLRDDQWHHVAVVLFEASQPDIGKHVLIYLDGKLEPISRRSLQELNTRTEGASHGVWLGRNITYNQSVPNHHDGGFFRGEVDEVFIFDTPLSQDEIRALKARNEMPR, from the coding sequence ATGAAGCGGCAGGATGAGGAGATCGCACGGCTGTTCGCCGAAGACATGGAGGAAGCGGAGCGGAGCGCGCTTGCGAAACGGCTGGAGGCCGATCCGCAGGCTCTCGAGGTCCTCGGTGCTCACGCGGTCATCGAGGGTCTGTTAGGCGTGGCGCTCGAGGATGAGCTCACCGCCGAACGCCGCCACGCTAGGCTGATGGAGGCGGTGTCCAGGGCCGACCAGGATGAGTTCCTCTCCGGCGTGCAGGACAAGATTCGCCGCCATGCTTGGCGCAACCGCATCATGGCGATCGCCGCGATGGTCGTGCTCGGTTTTTCGACGTGGTTCTTCGTAGGGCCCGGGAAGGTGGCCAGCGTGACCCGTCTCGAAACCATCACTTGGGGCGGTGCGACGCCGCTAACCGAAGGCGGCGAACTCAAGCCCGGCACCCGCTTGCAGTTTGATAGCGGCCTGGTGGAACTCGATATGGCTGGCCGCGGACGGATGATCGTGGAAGGTCCGGCGGATCTTGAGCTGGCGGAGCCGATGCGCTCGGTGCTTCATCGCGGCCGCGTCTTGATGCGCGTGACGGAGGCCGGTCACGGCTATCGCCTTGAGACATCGAGGGGCGCGGTCGTTGACCTCGGCACCGAGTTCGGAGTGTCCGTAAGCAACGAGGGCGTGGAAACCCACGTGCTGGAAGGCGAGGTGGAAGCCATCCCCACCGACGGTGCCAAGGTCCTGCTCAAGAAAAACGATGCCCTCCGCTTCGACGGCAACGGCAGCGCGCGGATACCCGCGGACCCGGGTTCATTTTACACCTCTCTGCCGCCGCAGCGCGCGGGATCCCCGCGGGCAATCCACTGGCCACTGGAAGGAGCCGGGAGCGGCAGCGATACCGCCGAATTACGAGGATTCCCGGGAGGGGACTATGATATGAATTCCCGCGCCATGGAGCCGGGGCAGAAGCCAGCCGAGGTCCCGGGAGTGTTCGGTCATGCCTTCGCCTTCGATGGCAAGGGAGGCTACGCGGAAAGCGATTTCCCGGGAATCGGCGGGCGGGAGCCGCGCACTGTCAGCTTCTGGGTGAAGGTGCCGCAGGACTTCAGCTTGCGCGAAGGCTTCGGCATCCTCTCGTGGGGCCTCTTCGAAGGAAATAACTTTGGCGGAGTCTGGCAGGTCTCCATCAATCCAGTCGAAAAGGAAGGCCCGGTCGGCCACCTTCGCGTCGGCGCACACGGGGGCCAGATCATCGGCGCGACGGACCTGCGCGATGACCAATGGCACCACGTCGCTGTAGTGCTCTTCGAGGCCTCGCAACCCGACATCGGCAAGCACGTGCTCATCTATCTAGATGGCAAACTGGAGCCCATCTCCCGCCGTTCCCTTCAGGAGTTGAATACGCGCACCGAAGGCGCGAGCCACGGCGTGTGGTTGGGACGGAACATCACCTACAATCAAAGTGTTCCGAACCATCACGACGGCGGTTTCTTCCGCGGCGAGGTGGATGAGGTTTTCATCTTCGACACCCCGCTTTCGCAGGATGAGATCCGTGCGTTGAAGGCACGGAATGAGATGCCGAGGTAG